From Rhodovastum atsumiense, a single genomic window includes:
- a CDS encoding ABC-F family ATP-binding cassette domain-containing protein yields MIRLDNISKQNGKRLVFVEASAALQKGEKIGLVGPNGAGKTTLFRMITGQEEPDEGKILVDRGVSIGFFSQDVGEMAGRSAVAEVMDGAGAVSEVAAELAELEAALADPDQADRLDAILERFGEVQARFEELGGYALEGKAREVLDGLGFSQEMMDGDVGRLSGGWKMRVALGRILLMRPDVMLLDEPSNHLDLESLIWLEQFLAGFDGALLMTSHDRAFMNRVINKVIEIDGGSLTVFSGDYDFYDQQRALNEKHQQAQFERQQAMLAKEINFIERFKARASHAAQVQSRVKKLEKIDRVEPPMRRQSVAFDFPPAPRSGEDVARLRGVHKRYGNRVIYQGLDLLVRRRERCCVLGVNGAGKSTLLKLVAGATEPDTGTVTLGGSVKMGYFAQHAMDLLDGDSTVFETLDAAFPHAGQGSLRTLAGAFGFSGDEIEKRCRVLSGGEKARLVMALMLYDPPNFLVLDEPTNHLDIATKEMLIGALAQYEGTMLFVSHDRHFLAALSNRVLELTPEGIHQYDGGYTEYVARTGQEAPGLHA; encoded by the coding sequence ATGATTCGCCTGGACAACATCAGCAAGCAGAACGGCAAGCGACTGGTCTTCGTCGAAGCCTCGGCGGCCCTGCAGAAGGGCGAGAAGATTGGCCTGGTCGGCCCCAACGGCGCGGGCAAGACCACGCTGTTCCGCATGATCACCGGGCAGGAGGAGCCGGACGAGGGCAAGATCCTGGTCGATCGCGGCGTCAGCATCGGCTTCTTCAGCCAGGACGTGGGCGAGATGGCCGGCCGCAGCGCGGTCGCCGAAGTCATGGACGGCGCCGGCGCGGTCAGCGAGGTGGCCGCCGAGCTGGCGGAACTGGAAGCGGCGCTGGCCGACCCGGACCAGGCCGACCGGCTCGATGCCATCCTGGAACGCTTCGGCGAGGTGCAGGCCCGCTTCGAGGAACTCGGCGGCTATGCGCTGGAAGGCAAGGCCCGCGAGGTGCTGGACGGGCTGGGGTTCAGCCAGGAGATGATGGACGGCGATGTCGGCCGGCTGTCCGGCGGCTGGAAGATGCGCGTGGCGCTCGGCCGCATCCTGCTGATGCGTCCCGACGTCATGCTGCTGGACGAGCCGAGCAACCACCTCGACCTGGAAAGCCTGATCTGGCTCGAGCAATTCCTGGCCGGCTTTGACGGCGCCCTGCTCATGACCTCGCACGACCGCGCGTTCATGAACCGGGTCATCAACAAGGTGATCGAGATCGACGGCGGCAGCCTGACCGTCTTTTCCGGCGACTACGATTTCTACGACCAGCAGCGGGCGCTGAACGAGAAGCACCAGCAGGCCCAGTTCGAGCGGCAGCAGGCGATGCTGGCGAAGGAGATCAACTTCATCGAACGCTTCAAGGCGCGCGCCTCGCACGCCGCGCAGGTGCAGAGCCGGGTGAAGAAGCTGGAAAAGATCGACCGGGTCGAGCCGCCGATGCGGCGCCAGTCGGTGGCCTTCGACTTTCCCCCCGCGCCGCGTTCCGGCGAGGACGTGGCCCGGCTGCGCGGCGTGCACAAGCGCTATGGCAACCGGGTGATCTACCAGGGGCTGGACCTGCTGGTGCGGCGGCGGGAACGCTGCTGCGTGCTTGGCGTCAACGGCGCCGGGAAATCGACGCTGCTGAAGCTGGTGGCCGGAGCGACCGAGCCGGACACCGGCACCGTTACCCTCGGGGGCAGTGTGAAGATGGGCTATTTCGCCCAGCACGCCATGGACCTGCTGGATGGCGACAGCACCGTGTTCGAGACGCTGGACGCCGCCTTTCCGCATGCCGGCCAGGGCTCGTTACGCACCCTGGCGGGCGCCTTCGGCTTTTCCGGTGACGAGATCGAAAAGCGCTGCCGCGTGCTCTCGGGCGGCGAGAAGGCGCGGCTGGTGATGGCGCTGATGCTGTACGATCCGCCGAATTTCCTGGTGCTGGACGAACCGACCAACCATCTCGACATCGCCACGAAGGAAATGCTGATCGGGGCGCTCGCGCAGTACGAGGGCACCATGCTGTTCGTCTCGCATGACCGGCATTTCCTGGCCGCGCTGTCCAACCGGGTGCTGGAGCTGACGCCCGAGGGCATCCATCAGTACGACGGCGGCTACACCGAGTACGTGGCGCGGACCGGGCAGGAGGCCCCCGGTCTGCACGCCTGA
- a CDS encoding OmpA/MotB family protein encodes MMFATLPRRADDDEKKDIFAPVADLMVGVVFIFIILMLALALNLQNEDTVPRSEYEQNLARLHALEAENASLTARVEGLAQDNARLATFAQFVRDNNVTKLLSQLASADRTRTGLLDRIRDRLQAGGVDVTVNSALGTLMLPARRLFDVGRADPTPEGRRTIMQLGAAMAEVLPCYTTAAPQENHRCGSAGEASQLNAVYIEGHTDITPFTAGGGHFTDNWDLSAGRAIEAFKLVGAQYDTLRALRNQEGDALLGVSGYADTRPAVRDAPDRRLPDVAELDRRIEVRVIMTTNADLVGSILGALNTRLKALDDLIPR; translated from the coding sequence ATGATGTTCGCAACCCTCCCCCGCCGCGCCGACGACGACGAGAAGAAGGACATCTTCGCGCCGGTGGCCGACCTGATGGTCGGCGTCGTCTTCATCTTCATCATCCTGATGCTGGCCCTGGCGCTCAACCTGCAGAACGAGGACACGGTCCCGAGGTCGGAATACGAGCAGAATCTCGCCCGGCTGCATGCGCTGGAGGCCGAGAACGCCAGCCTGACCGCCAGGGTCGAGGGGCTCGCGCAGGACAATGCGCGCCTGGCCACCTTCGCGCAGTTCGTGCGCGACAACAACGTGACGAAGCTGCTCTCGCAGCTTGCCAGTGCCGACCGGACGCGGACCGGGCTGCTCGACCGGATCCGTGACAGGCTGCAGGCCGGGGGTGTCGACGTGACGGTCAACTCGGCGCTCGGGACCCTGATGCTGCCCGCGCGCCGGCTGTTCGATGTCGGGCGCGCCGATCCGACGCCGGAGGGCCGCCGGACGATCATGCAGCTCGGCGCCGCCATGGCCGAGGTGCTGCCCTGCTACACGACCGCCGCGCCGCAGGAAAACCACCGCTGCGGATCAGCGGGCGAGGCAAGCCAGTTGAACGCCGTCTATATCGAGGGCCACACCGACATCACGCCCTTCACGGCGGGGGGCGGGCACTTCACCGACAACTGGGACCTCTCGGCGGGCCGCGCCATCGAGGCGTTCAAGCTGGTCGGCGCGCAGTACGACACCCTGCGCGCGCTGCGCAACCAGGAGGGCGATGCCTTGCTGGGTGTCAGCGGCTATGCCGATACCCGCCCGGCCGTGCGGGACGCGCCGGACCGGCGCCTGCCGGACGTGGCCGAGCTGGACCGGCGCATCGAGGTCCGGGTGATCATGACCACCAACGCGGACCTCGTGGGATCCATCCTTGGCGCGCTGAACACCCGTCTGAAGGCCCTCGATGACCTTATCCCCCGCTGA
- a CDS encoding methyl-accepting chemotaxis protein: MFNIVRNRRIRTKFLLLIGLFLLILTVCLVGAAQKTYDRMIMDRVGKLRALVSVTLGMAGQLEAEVSAGRLSRDAALEQFRKQIYTLRYDGDDYLFAYTTEGVIVALGNDPRVQGQNRWALRDVNGTPLIQNLAAAAAQPGGGVTEYWFPRKPGAPPAAKLGFAQGFAPWGIFVGSGVYIDDLSAAFHAYLWSVATVILGALVIAGGVAWWLGADVAGSMRALRDRLAALAAGDHASAVAMTGRGDEVGEMARALGVVRETLAAADHLRAEQATLKATAERERAATLTRLADALQQSVGTVVDDVSRQAVSLHGAAGDLTGAAGAARTQAETVGSGAGQAASSVQTVAAATEQLSASIQEIARRVTEAAGSARGASSQVTATSALMHELAGAAGQIGEVVGLITTIAGQTNLLALNATIEAARAGEAGRGFAVVAGEVKTLAAQTTRATEQIRAEIERIQAATGRAVTAVEAISATVRQVDGISSSIAAAVEQQGAATREIAGNITSAASATDIVSTGAGQLREVSGKVEQASSSVLDTSNQLSESARNLREEVARFLGEVRRQAT; the protein is encoded by the coding sequence ATGTTCAATATTGTTCGGAATCGCCGCATCAGAACCAAGTTTCTCCTGCTGATTGGCCTTTTCCTGCTGATCCTCACGGTCTGCCTGGTGGGCGCGGCCCAGAAAACCTATGATCGCATGATCATGGACCGGGTCGGCAAGCTGCGCGCCCTGGTCTCGGTCACGCTCGGCATGGCCGGGCAGCTGGAAGCCGAGGTCTCGGCCGGGCGGCTCAGCCGCGACGCGGCGCTGGAGCAGTTCCGCAAGCAAATTTATACGCTCCGCTACGATGGCGACGACTATCTGTTCGCCTATACGACGGAGGGCGTGATCGTGGCCCTCGGCAACGACCCGCGCGTGCAGGGCCAGAACCGCTGGGCCCTGCGCGACGTCAACGGCACGCCCCTGATCCAGAACCTGGCCGCCGCCGCCGCGCAGCCGGGCGGCGGCGTCACGGAATACTGGTTCCCCCGCAAGCCCGGCGCCCCCCCCGCCGCGAAGCTCGGCTTCGCCCAGGGCTTCGCGCCCTGGGGCATCTTCGTCGGCAGCGGCGTCTACATCGACGACCTCAGCGCCGCCTTCCACGCCTATCTCTGGAGCGTCGCGACCGTGATCCTGGGGGCCCTGGTGATTGCCGGCGGCGTCGCCTGGTGGCTCGGCGCCGATGTCGCCGGCTCGATGCGGGCGCTGCGCGACCGGCTGGCGGCACTGGCCGCCGGCGATCACGCCAGCGCGGTCGCCATGACCGGGCGCGGCGACGAAGTGGGGGAGATGGCGCGCGCGCTCGGCGTGGTGCGCGAGACCCTGGCCGCGGCCGACCACCTCCGCGCGGAGCAGGCCACGCTCAAGGCGACCGCCGAGCGCGAGCGCGCCGCCACCCTCACCCGGCTCGCCGACGCCCTGCAGCAATCGGTCGGCACGGTCGTCGACGACGTGTCCCGCCAGGCGGTCAGCCTGCACGGCGCCGCCGGGGACCTTACCGGCGCGGCCGGCGCCGCGCGCACCCAGGCCGAGACGGTGGGCAGCGGCGCCGGCCAGGCCGCGTCCTCGGTGCAGACCGTGGCCGCCGCCACCGAGCAGCTTTCCGCCTCGATCCAGGAAATCGCCCGCCGCGTCACCGAGGCCGCCGGTTCGGCCCGCGGCGCCTCCTCCCAGGTGACGGCCACCTCCGCCCTGATGCACGAGCTGGCCGGCGCGGCGGGGCAGATCGGCGAGGTGGTCGGCCTGATCACCACCATCGCCGGCCAGACCAACCTGCTGGCGCTGAACGCCACCATCGAGGCCGCCCGCGCCGGCGAAGCCGGCCGCGGCTTCGCCGTGGTGGCCGGCGAGGTGAAGACCCTCGCCGCCCAGACCACCCGTGCCACCGAGCAGATCCGCGCCGAGATCGAGCGCATCCAGGCCGCGACCGGACGGGCGGTGACGGCGGTCGAGGCGATCTCCGCCACCGTGCGGCAGGTGGACGGCATCTCCTCCTCGATCGCCGCGGCAGTCGAGCAGCAGGGGGCGGCGACCCGCGAGATCGCCGGCAACATCACCAGCGCCGCCAGCGCCACCGACATCGTCTCGACCGGCGCCGGGCAGTTGCGCGAGGTGTCCGGGAAGGTCGAGCAGGCCTCGTCCTCGGTGCTCGACACCTCGAACCAGCTCTCGGAGTCGGCGCGGAACCTGCGCGAGGAAGTCGCGCGCTTCCTCGGCGAGGTGCGCCGGCAGGCCACCTGA
- a CDS encoding hybrid sensor histidine kinase/response regulator has translation MPMKSHVSLYRWFRDIPIARKLYFTVGIMALLIGIELFVLLFSLSTLSSLRAYVGGEGLWSKAQKDAVFHLHKYGTSRTEEDYRLFERFMRVPLGDAAARQELLSSRPDMAAARAGFLEGRNHPDDIDGMIDLFTRFSNVSYIEQAIRVWGDAQSIALQLPPLARELHQEINSVHPSQDRINATLAAIYDINRNLTQFEDAFSFTLGEGSLWLERLLRRLLLLTALTVEATGLLLAVSVSRGIQRGLGDILTAARQVSAGELNARATVRSHDEIGTLARSFNAMAQHLQARVKDLARLNQELEREVGDRQRAEAELQEAFAQLETTIGELKRQIAERLRTEEMLRQSEKMKALGQLSGGIAHDFNNLLGVIVGCAEMLADTMQDQPEQEGLAREIIGTALRGSVLTRRLLAVSRNQPLRPQRVDLGALLQDHVELLRRTLGEAIRIEARQAGDLWFTSADPSQIGDALLNLALNARDAMPQGGRLGIEVVNAHLDARRAAAFEVTEGDYVMLALADTGTGMPKEVMRRAIEPFFTTKPPSAGSGLGLSMVYGFAKQSGGHLDLDSVVGAGTTVRLYLPRAPEEAVAQAAAPPVAAPDPRGSETILLVDDNQTLMEVVRRQLAALGYRVLTAASGPAALAILRAGEAVDLLFTDIVLPDGMSGTRLARTARRLRPGLKILFTTGHASGLPRQERQNLLRKPYDRRDLARAVRAALDEVTLTR, from the coding sequence ATGCCGATGAAAAGCCATGTCTCCCTGTATCGGTGGTTCCGGGACATCCCGATCGCCCGCAAGCTCTATTTCACCGTGGGCATCATGGCCCTGCTGATCGGCATCGAGCTGTTCGTGCTGCTGTTCTCGCTGAGCACGCTGTCGTCCCTGCGCGCCTATGTCGGCGGCGAGGGCCTGTGGTCCAAGGCGCAGAAGGATGCCGTCTTCCACCTGCACAAATACGGCACCTCGCGCACCGAGGAGGATTACCGGCTGTTCGAGCGGTTCATGCGGGTGCCACTGGGCGATGCCGCGGCCCGCCAGGAACTGCTCTCGTCCAGGCCGGACATGGCGGCGGCGCGGGCGGGCTTCCTGGAGGGGCGGAACCATCCCGACGACATCGACGGGATGATCGACCTGTTCACCAGGTTCAGCAACGTGTCCTACATCGAGCAGGCGATCCGGGTCTGGGGGGACGCCCAGAGCATCGCCCTGCAACTGCCGCCGCTGGCGCGGGAGCTGCACCAGGAGATCAATTCCGTCCACCCGTCCCAGGACCGGATCAACGCCACCCTCGCCGCCATCTACGACATCAATCGGAACCTCACGCAGTTCGAGGACGCGTTCTCCTTCACCCTCGGCGAAGGTTCCCTCTGGCTGGAGCGGCTGCTGCGCCGCCTGCTGCTGCTGACCGCGCTGACCGTCGAGGCCACCGGCCTGTTGCTGGCCGTCTCCGTCAGCCGCGGCATCCAGCGGGGCCTCGGCGACATCCTCACCGCCGCGCGGCAAGTCTCCGCCGGCGAGCTGAACGCCCGCGCCACCGTGCGCTCCCACGACGAGATCGGCACGCTGGCCCGCTCGTTCAACGCCATGGCGCAGCACCTGCAGGCGCGCGTGAAGGATCTCGCCCGGCTGAACCAGGAGCTGGAACGCGAGGTCGGCGACCGGCAGCGCGCCGAGGCGGAACTGCAGGAGGCCTTCGCGCAGCTCGAGACCACGATCGGGGAGCTGAAGCGCCAGATCGCCGAGCGCCTGCGCACCGAGGAGATGCTGCGCCAGTCGGAAAAGATGAAGGCGCTGGGCCAGCTTTCCGGTGGCATCGCGCACGACTTCAACAACCTGCTCGGCGTCATCGTCGGCTGCGCGGAAATGCTGGCGGACACGATGCAGGACCAGCCCGAACAGGAGGGGCTGGCGCGGGAGATCATCGGCACCGCGCTGCGCGGATCGGTGCTGACGCGCCGCCTGCTCGCGGTGTCGCGCAACCAGCCGCTGCGGCCGCAGCGCGTCGACCTGGGCGCCCTGCTGCAGGACCATGTGGAGCTGTTGCGCCGGACGCTCGGCGAGGCGATCCGCATCGAGGCGCGCCAGGCAGGCGATCTGTGGTTCACCAGTGCCGATCCCTCGCAGATCGGCGACGCCCTGCTCAACCTCGCGCTCAATGCCCGCGACGCGATGCCGCAGGGCGGCCGGCTGGGCATCGAGGTCGTCAACGCGCATCTGGACGCCAGGCGGGCGGCGGCCTTCGAAGTCACCGAAGGCGACTACGTGATGCTGGCGCTGGCCGATACCGGCACCGGCATGCCGAAGGAGGTGATGCGGCGCGCCATCGAGCCGTTCTTCACCACCAAGCCGCCCTCGGCCGGGTCCGGGCTCGGCCTCAGCATGGTCTACGGCTTCGCCAAGCAGTCGGGCGGGCATCTCGACCTCGACAGCGTCGTCGGCGCCGGCACCACGGTCCGGCTGTACTTGCCGCGCGCCCCGGAAGAGGCGGTGGCGCAGGCCGCGGCGCCCCCCGTGGCGGCCCCCGATCCCCGCGGCAGCGAGACCATCCTGCTGGTCGACGACAACCAGACCCTGATGGAGGTGGTGCGCCGCCAGCTCGCCGCCCTGGGCTACCGCGTGCTCACCGCGGCGAGCGGGCCGGCGGCGCTGGCCATCCTGCGCGCCGGCGAGGCGGTCGACCTGTTGTTCACCGACATCGTCCTGCCCGATGGCATGAGCGGCACCAGGCTGGCACGCACGGCACGGCGGCTGCGGCCCGGGTTGAAGATCCTGTTCACCACCGGCCATGCCTCGGGCCTGCCACGGCAGGAGCGGCAGAACCTGCTGCGCAAGCCCTATGACCGGCGCGACCTGGCCCGGGCGGTGCGGGCCGCCCTGGACGAGGTGACGCTCACCCGGTGA